The Faecalibacter sp. LW9 genome has a segment encoding these proteins:
- a CDS encoding ABC transporter permease has translation MKLFEHIGAYFILLAKVFSKPQKLKVFWKLTIREIWDLGVNSIGIMTFISTFMGAVVAIQMAQNFQGADIPVPDTYIGYATKVVLVLEFAPTIMSLILVGKVGSYIASSIGTMRVTEQIDALDVMGINSPNFLILPKIIACVFFNPILVMISIGFGLIGGHLIGVSTKMWSEADFITGLQMQMATKLYVYTFIKTMVFGFVIATIPAYYGYNVKGGSLEVGRSSTTAVVWTSVTIIVINLILTQTILS, from the coding sequence ATGAAATTATTTGAACACATCGGAGCGTACTTTATACTTTTGGCTAAAGTTTTTAGCAAGCCACAAAAGCTTAAAGTCTTTTGGAAATTAACGATTCGAGAAATTTGGGATTTAGGCGTGAATTCTATTGGGATTATGACCTTTATTTCAACTTTCATGGGAGCCGTTGTAGCAATCCAAATGGCGCAAAATTTTCAAGGAGCAGATATCCCGGTACCAGATACTTATATCGGATATGCGACAAAAGTGGTATTGGTTCTTGAGTTTGCACCTACAATTATGTCGTTGATCTTAGTAGGGAAAGTAGGTTCGTACATTGCTTCGAGTATTGGGACAATGCGTGTAACAGAGCAAATTGATGCATTGGATGTGATGGGGATAAATTCACCCAATTTTTTGATACTACCAAAAATTATAGCCTGTGTATTTTTTAATCCAATTTTAGTTATGATTAGTATTGGATTTGGATTAATCGGAGGGCATTTAATTGGTGTTAGTACAAAAATGTGGTCTGAAGCTGACTTTATCACAGGTTTACAAATGCAAATGGCTACGAAATTATACGTTTACACCTTTATCAAAACGATGGTGTTTGGTTTTGTTATTGCAACAATTCCAGCATACTACGGGTATAATGTAAAAGGAGGTTCATTAGAAGTTGGTCGTTCGTCGACAACCGCTGTAGTTTGGACTTCGGTTACCATTATCGTGATCAATTTAATATTAACGCAAACAATCTTAAGCTAA
- a CDS encoding ABC transporter ATP-binding protein, giving the protein MIEVKEIRKSFDSIEVLKGFSLTFEKGNVNLIIGQSGSGKTVFLKNLIGLLTPTSGKILYEGENMVEYDYKERQRLRSEIGVVFQGSALYDTMNILENVKFPLEMFSDMSASDIDKRAREVLDRVEIARTALKKYPSEISGGMQKRVVIARAIVNNPKYLFADEPNSGLDPKTALVIDQLIYDITKELNTTTIINTHDMNSVMEIGDHIVFLKNGYLEWEGNKDEILVADNPAVIDFVYSSNLFKKLREALLKEK; this is encoded by the coding sequence ATGATTGAAGTTAAAGAAATTCGAAAATCGTTCGATAGCATTGAGGTTTTAAAAGGCTTCTCATTAACTTTCGAGAAAGGAAACGTTAATTTAATTATCGGGCAATCGGGATCAGGGAAAACGGTTTTTCTTAAAAATTTAATTGGCTTATTAACACCTACATCTGGAAAGATTTTATATGAAGGTGAAAATATGGTCGAATACGATTACAAAGAAAGACAGCGATTACGTAGTGAGATTGGTGTAGTATTCCAAGGAAGTGCTTTGTATGATACAATGAACATTTTAGAAAACGTAAAATTCCCTTTAGAAATGTTTTCGGATATGTCTGCAAGTGATATAGACAAACGTGCACGAGAAGTATTGGATCGTGTCGAAATTGCACGTACAGCTTTAAAGAAATATCCATCAGAGATTTCGGGAGGAATGCAAAAGCGTGTGGTCATTGCGCGTGCGATTGTAAACAATCCAAAATACCTTTTTGCGGATGAACCAAACTCAGGATTAGATCCAAAAACGGCCTTAGTCATAGACCAATTAATTTATGACATCACCAAAGAACTAAACACAACTACTATTATTAATACGCACGATATGAACTCGGTTATGGAAATCGGTGATCATATTGTATTCTTAAAGAATGGATATTTAGAATGGGAAGGAAATAAAGATGAAATTTTAGTGGCTGATAATCCAGCTGTTATCGACTTTGTTTACTCATCTAACTTATTCAAGAAATTAAGAGAAGCGTTACTTAAGGAAAAATAA
- a CDS encoding tetratricopeptide repeat protein — protein MAKNNNKEEFATEQFVQKLDKTAFDVETFVEENAKIIVGVLVALVVAALGYFAYTKFVVEPKSEEALTNMVQAERLFDQDSVAQALKGSAGAYQGLQQIVDEYGNTEAGNLARFKAASSYYKLGDYASAVKLLEEFDTDDEVMLAQKYGMLGNALTQSNKVEEALPYFVKAAEATEVETLEVTYYTKAGEIAMSVGKNEEALKYFQIIVDKYPGANNGNAEKFAERLKYTLGVN, from the coding sequence ATGGCAAAAAATAATAACAAAGAAGAATTTGCTACAGAGCAATTTGTTCAGAAATTAGATAAAACAGCTTTCGATGTAGAAACTTTCGTTGAAGAAAATGCGAAAATTATCGTAGGTGTTTTAGTCGCTTTAGTTGTAGCCGCATTAGGTTATTTCGCTTATACTAAATTCGTAGTTGAACCAAAAAGTGAAGAAGCTTTAACAAACATGGTTCAAGCAGAACGTTTATTCGATCAAGATTCAGTTGCTCAAGCGTTAAAAGGTAGTGCCGGTGCATATCAAGGATTACAACAAATCGTTGATGAATATGGGAATACTGAAGCGGGGAATTTAGCTCGTTTTAAAGCAGCTAGTTCTTATTATAAATTAGGAGACTACGCCTCTGCAGTTAAATTATTAGAAGAATTTGACACGGATGATGAGGTGATGTTAGCTCAGAAATATGGAATGTTAGGAAATGCTTTAACGCAATCGAATAAAGTGGAAGAAGCCTTACCATATTTTGTGAAAGCTGCTGAAGCTACAGAAGTAGAAACTTTAGAAGTGACGTACTACACTAAAGCAGGAGAGATTGCAATGAGTGTGGGTAAAAACGAAGAAGCTTTAAAATACTTCCAAATCATTGTAGACAAGTATCCAGGTGCAAATAACGGAAATGCAGAGAAATTCGCAGAACGTTTAAAATATACTTTAGGGGTTAATTAA
- the ribH gene encoding 6,7-dimethyl-8-ribityllumazine synthase — MATENKNLSQYNKAELPNVEGKKFAIITSEWNNHITFNLRDGAKDTLIDLGASPNDILLYHVPGSFELIYGADKVAKAHPDLDGIIVVGCVIRGATAHFDYVCEGVTQGVKDLNIKHDMPIIFCVLTDENEQQSIDRSGGKHGNKGVEAGVAAVMMANFKENL, encoded by the coding sequence ATGGCAACTGAAAATAAAAATCTATCTCAATATAATAAAGCGGAGTTACCGAATGTAGAAGGGAAGAAATTCGCTATAATTACTTCGGAATGGAATAATCATATTACCTTTAATTTACGTGATGGTGCAAAAGATACTTTAATCGACTTAGGAGCGTCTCCAAATGATATCTTATTGTATCATGTGCCAGGAAGTTTTGAATTAATTTATGGTGCAGATAAAGTAGCAAAAGCACATCCTGATTTAGATGGTATTATAGTAGTTGGATGTGTTATTCGTGGGGCTACAGCACACTTTGATTATGTTTGCGAAGGGGTAACACAAGGGGTAAAAGATTTAAACATCAAACATGATATGCCAATCATTTTCTGTGTATTAACCGATGAAAATGAACAACAATCCATCGATCGTTCAGGAGGGAAACATGGAAATAAAGGAGTGGAAGCAGGAGTTGCAGCAGTAATGATGGCGAACTTCAAAGAAAATTTATAA
- a CDS encoding acyl-[acyl-carrier-protein] thioesterase has product MPVSPHFKSKHYKEWNIYFPQCYPNAYLKLQEMANFFQITASEHANLGGVGFSDLQEYNQSWVLNRMRIEIDEMPGWLNQIEVNTWVEELKGAKSTRNFTIEREGKKLVGVSSLWAIFNTERRRPDVLAINTDHIERFPELHATEKPNDRINLEVEYTEQFHYKVQFSDIDIVNHVNNTKYLEWCLNCMDPAIVLQNQIKSIDLNFMREISLGEDVLIEKAIFGNSIVFKISKQETNCFACQFELKS; this is encoded by the coding sequence ATGCCGGTTTCACCACATTTTAAATCGAAACACTATAAAGAGTGGAATATCTATTTTCCACAATGTTATCCAAATGCTTATTTAAAGCTTCAAGAAATGGCTAATTTCTTCCAAATAACGGCTTCCGAACATGCAAATTTAGGAGGAGTTGGGTTTTCAGACTTACAAGAATATAATCAATCTTGGGTGCTGAATCGCATGCGTATTGAAATTGATGAAATGCCAGGATGGTTAAATCAAATTGAAGTCAATACATGGGTTGAAGAGCTAAAAGGAGCAAAATCTACCCGTAATTTCACAATTGAACGTGAAGGTAAAAAATTAGTTGGGGTATCAAGCCTTTGGGCAATATTCAATACCGAAAGAAGACGACCAGATGTATTAGCAATCAATACCGACCATATCGAACGTTTTCCTGAATTGCACGCGACTGAGAAACCAAATGATCGTATTAATTTAGAGGTTGAATATACTGAACAATTTCATTATAAAGTTCAATTCTCTGATATCGATATTGTAAATCATGTAAATAATACTAAATATTTAGAATGGTGTTTGAATTGTATGGATCCTGCAATCGTTTTACAAAATCAAATCAAATCGATTGATCTAAACTTTATGCGAGAAATCAGCTTGGGGGAAGATGTTTTGATCGAAAAAGCTATTTTTGGCAATTCTATCGTATTTAAAATTTCAAAACAAGAAACCAATTGTTTTGCATGTCAATTCGAATTGAAATCATAA
- a CDS encoding copper resistance protein NlpE, translating into MKKIFVALTLGVTFAMLSCKNDAESVKSTNTTDTIKIDSTTVDTHTAQTSIDYEGTYEGVLPCIKSDCKEIELKLQLMPDGVFVYSTKRLGIDQEELMTTGTFHFENDGNTIVLDQIANVPNAFFISEGKIYQLDKDQKKIEGPDAEKYILLKK; encoded by the coding sequence ATGAAAAAAATTTTCGTAGCTCTTACCTTAGGGGTAACTTTTGCCATGTTAAGTTGTAAAAATGATGCTGAATCGGTAAAATCAACGAATACTACTGATACCATTAAAATAGACTCTACCACGGTAGATACACATACTGCTCAGACCTCTATTGATTACGAGGGAACTTATGAAGGTGTGCTTCCTTGCATCAAATCAGATTGTAAAGAAATTGAATTAAAACTGCAATTGATGCCTGATGGTGTATTTGTTTACTCAACAAAACGATTAGGAATTGATCAAGAAGAGTTAATGACAACAGGAACATTCCATTTTGAAAATGATGGAAATACAATTGTTTTGGATCAGATTGCCAATGTACCGAATGCCTTTTTCATTTCGGAAGGTAAAATTTATCAATTGGATAAAGATCAAAAGAAAATTGAAGGTCCTGATGCTGAAAAATACATCTTACTAAAAAAATAA
- a CDS encoding nucleoside-diphosphate kinase has protein sequence MANITFTMIKPDAVAKGHIGDILKDITDAGFKIKAAKMTQLAKQDAEAFYAIHAERPFFKDLVEFMTSGPIVAAVLEKENAVADFRTLIGATNPAEAAEGTIRAKYAESIDANAVHGSDSDENAAIEAAFHFAAKEIF, from the coding sequence ATGGCAAACATTACATTTACAATGATCAAGCCTGATGCAGTAGCAAAAGGACACATCGGAGATATCTTAAAAGATATTACAGACGCAGGTTTCAAAATCAAAGCAGCTAAAATGACTCAATTAGCGAAACAAGATGCTGAAGCATTTTACGCTATTCACGCTGAGCGTCCATTCTTCAAAGATTTAGTAGAATTCATGACTTCTGGACCAATCGTTGCTGCAGTTTTAGAAAAAGAAAATGCTGTTGCTGATTTCCGTACTTTAATTGGTGCTACTAACCCTGCTGAAGCTGCTGAAGGTACAATCCGTGCGAAATACGCAGAATCTATCGATGCTAACGCTGTTCACGGTTCTGATTCAGACGAGAACGCTGCGATCGAAGCTGCTTTCCACTTCGCTGCAAAAGAAATTTTCTAA
- a CDS encoding MarR family transcriptional regulator, giving the protein MDHSEDLKLSNQLCFPLYALSKEIINQYRPFLEALDLTYPQYLVMLVLWENDGLTVGQIGEKVFLDSGTLTPLLKRLELKGIISRHRSIEDERVVLISLTDYGKVLKSKACTIPQQMQEKINLTEEEIQVLKSIICKIKQS; this is encoded by the coding sequence ATGGATCATTCAGAAGATTTAAAATTGTCGAACCAATTGTGTTTTCCTTTATATGCATTATCAAAGGAGATCATTAATCAATACCGACCTTTTTTGGAAGCTTTAGATTTAACTTATCCACAATATCTTGTCATGCTTGTCCTTTGGGAAAACGATGGGTTAACAGTAGGACAAATTGGGGAAAAAGTTTTCTTAGATAGTGGAACATTAACTCCTTTATTGAAGCGTTTAGAATTGAAAGGGATCATATCACGTCATCGCTCAATTGAAGATGAACGTGTTGTTTTAATCTCTTTAACGGATTATGGAAAGGTTTTAAAATCGAAAGCATGTACAATTCCTCAGCAAATGCAGGAAAAAATTAATTTAACTGAAGAAGAGATTCAAGTACTAAAATCAATTATTTGTAAAATTAAACAATCATAA
- a CDS encoding organic hydroperoxide resistance protein: MKTLYTADATVTGGRNGRVQSQNGVLDIEVRMPKALGGANDEYANPEMLFAAGYASCFDSALNVVIKQSKITTGETSVTAKVSIGQLENMGFGLAVELDITIPGVEQKVAEELVEKAHQICPYSNATRGNIEVKLKVSTQD; encoded by the coding sequence ATGAAAACGTTATATACAGCTGACGCTACCGTTACAGGTGGTCGTAATGGTCGAGTTCAGTCCCAAAATGGTGTATTAGATATAGAAGTTCGTATGCCTAAGGCATTAGGTGGAGCAAATGATGAATATGCGAATCCCGAAATGTTATTTGCAGCAGGTTATGCTTCTTGCTTTGATAGCGCTTTGAATGTTGTTATAAAACAAAGTAAAATTACCACGGGAGAAACTTCTGTTACAGCCAAAGTTAGTATTGGTCAATTAGAAAATATGGGATTTGGTTTAGCTGTTGAATTGGATATTACAATACCAGGAGTCGAGCAAAAAGTTGCTGAAGAATTAGTTGAAAAAGCTCATCAAATTTGTCCTTATTCAAATGCTACAAGAGGAAATATCGAAGTGAAATTAAAAGTATCTACACAAGATTAA
- a CDS encoding NAD(P)H-dependent oxidoreductase has protein sequence MSLIENLQWRHAVKAYDPTKKVSQENIDKIVEAARLAPTSSGLQPFKLIVIENQEIKEKLVDGALNPECMRDCSHLLVFAAWDRYTEERIDYIYDMTTDERGLPRGRFGSYTDQIKGIYLNETAEENHAHIARQAYIALGMALAQAAELKVDSTPIEGFDNKHIDEVLNLKEQNLKSVLLMYVGYGDDENDWLKNMKKVRLPKEEFVIEIK, from the coding sequence ATGTCATTAATAGAAAATTTACAATGGAGGCATGCAGTAAAAGCATATGATCCAACAAAAAAAGTAAGTCAAGAAAATATCGATAAAATTGTTGAAGCTGCTCGTTTAGCACCAACATCTTCGGGATTACAACCATTTAAATTAATTGTAATCGAAAATCAAGAAATCAAAGAAAAATTGGTTGATGGCGCATTAAATCCTGAATGTATGAGAGACTGTTCTCATCTATTAGTTTTTGCGGCATGGGATCGTTATACAGAAGAACGAATTGATTATATCTATGATATGACGACTGATGAAAGAGGTTTACCTCGTGGACGTTTCGGAAGTTATACGGATCAAATCAAAGGTATTTATTTGAATGAAACTGCGGAAGAAAATCACGCCCATATTGCACGTCAAGCTTATATTGCCTTAGGTATGGCGTTAGCACAAGCTGCAGAATTAAAAGTTGATTCAACTCCAATTGAAGGGTTTGATAATAAGCACATCGATGAAGTCTTGAACTTAAAAGAACAAAACTTAAAAAGTGTTTTATTAATGTATGTAGGATACGGAGATGATGAAAACGATTGGTTAAAGAATATGAAGAAAGTTCGTTTACCAAAAGAAGAATTTGTAATAGAAATTAAATAA
- a CDS encoding DMT family transporter → MKDIKLIIAILLVAIVWGTTFLGIHIAVETIPGWFVAGIRQMIAGIIMMLILLYRKELKWIGWKNLSYQIIFSILMLIGANGLTTVAEETLTSSLASLISATTPILVFIGSIFIGLEKFSYKGLFGILLCFSGILFIFWDGLQDLANPSYLNGILLMLGAISGWALGTLFTKKLKLKVDNITLNLFYQFLFAGIAQIGLALQFSEQYNFENWSIKSLGAMLYLAIFGSVIAFYSFHYALTKVSPIQISILSYINTIIAIILGWLILNEEITLKFILAAFFIITGVFITNYKPEMLKRKKA, encoded by the coding sequence TTGAAAGACATTAAACTTATAATTGCCATCCTATTAGTAGCTATTGTATGGGGGACTACTTTTTTAGGTATTCACATTGCGGTAGAAACCATACCTGGGTGGTTTGTCGCAGGAATTCGTCAAATGATTGCCGGAATTATCATGATGTTAATTCTCTTATATCGCAAGGAATTGAAATGGATTGGTTGGAAAAATCTTTCTTATCAAATCATTTTTTCCATTTTAATGTTGATTGGTGCCAATGGCCTAACCACAGTAGCGGAAGAAACGTTAACTAGTAGTTTAGCTTCTTTAATCTCCGCAACCACTCCTATACTGGTTTTTATCGGAAGTATTTTTATTGGTTTAGAAAAGTTCAGTTATAAAGGATTATTTGGAATATTACTTTGTTTCAGTGGAATATTATTTATTTTTTGGGATGGCTTACAAGATTTAGCTAATCCTTCGTATTTAAATGGCATTCTTCTGATGCTCGGTGCTATTTCAGGATGGGCACTAGGAACGTTATTTACTAAAAAATTAAAGTTGAAAGTTGATAATATTACGCTCAACTTATTCTACCAATTTCTTTTTGCAGGAATAGCACAAATTGGTTTAGCTTTACAATTTAGCGAGCAATATAATTTTGAAAATTGGTCAATTAAAAGTTTAGGAGCTATGCTTTATTTAGCTATTTTCGGTTCCGTTATTGCGTTTTATTCATTTCATTATGCATTAACAAAGGTCTCGCCCATTCAAATTTCCATACTTTCTTATATCAATACAATAATTGCTATCATTTTAGGATGGTTAATTTTAAATGAAGAAATTACGCTAAAATTTATATTAGCTGCCTTTTTCATTATCACAGGCGTTTTTATCACCAATTATAAACCGGAAATGTTGAAAAGAAAAAAAGCATAA
- a CDS encoding IS1182 family transposase — protein sequence MYTSSKIVFKDYNPKENLLFPPNLSELIEEKHPVRVISNIIDGLAIKNLINSYKPYGTSSYHPKMLLKVLIYGYLSNIYSSRKLEQALKENIHFMWLSGMNRPDHNTINRFRSERLKGKLKSIFTQIVLLLEKEGIVSLTTTFVDGTKIEASANRYTFVWGRAIKKHKARISEQLEDLWNYAESVAKEELQNTENIEFKEIDSEKVTQTIDKINEVLKDKKIPSKIRQKLNYGKKNWSKNLEKYKKQEEILQQRNSYSKTDTDATFMRMKEDHMKNGQLKPAYNLQISTNKQYILHYSIHHNPTDTKTLKPHLAGFEQHYHRTPKELVADAGYGSEENYNLLKSKKIKPYVKYNYFRKDQKSGQITSSESNPKLAKIREKAYKLLNTVRGIKLRKQRCHDVEPVFAEIKHNKNFKRFMLRGVDKVEIEVGLLAIAHNLKKMAKIT from the coding sequence GTGTATACTAGTTCGAAAATAGTCTTTAAAGATTACAATCCCAAAGAAAATTTGCTTTTTCCTCCAAATTTATCGGAGTTGATAGAAGAAAAGCATCCTGTTAGAGTTATTTCCAATATAATAGATGGTTTAGCAATTAAAAATCTTATTAATAGCTATAAACCATATGGAACATCATCTTATCACCCAAAAATGCTTCTGAAAGTGTTGATTTATGGCTACCTAAGTAATATTTATTCAAGCCGTAAATTAGAACAAGCACTGAAAGAAAATATTCATTTTATGTGGCTTTCTGGAATGAATCGTCCTGACCATAATACGATAAATCGCTTTCGTAGCGAGCGATTAAAAGGTAAACTGAAATCTATATTCACTCAAATAGTCTTGCTTTTAGAAAAAGAAGGAATCGTTAGTTTAACAACCACTTTTGTTGATGGGACTAAGATTGAGGCAAGCGCTAATCGCTATACATTCGTTTGGGGAAGAGCGATTAAAAAACACAAAGCTAGAATTTCTGAGCAGTTAGAAGACTTATGGAATTACGCAGAAAGTGTAGCAAAAGAAGAGCTTCAAAACACAGAAAATATTGAATTTAAAGAAATCGATTCTGAAAAAGTCACACAAACAATTGATAAGATAAATGAAGTTTTGAAAGATAAAAAAATCCCATCAAAGATTCGTCAAAAGCTCAATTATGGAAAGAAAAATTGGTCTAAGAATTTAGAAAAATACAAAAAACAAGAAGAGATTTTACAACAAAGAAATTCTTACTCTAAGACCGATACAGATGCTACATTTATGAGAATGAAAGAAGATCATATGAAAAATGGTCAGCTAAAACCCGCTTATAATCTGCAAATCTCCACGAATAAACAGTATATTTTACATTATTCTATTCACCATAATCCAACCGATACAAAAACTCTAAAACCTCATTTAGCAGGTTTTGAGCAGCATTACCATAGAACTCCAAAAGAGCTTGTAGCCGATGCGGGCTATGGCTCAGAAGAAAATTATAACTTGCTTAAATCAAAAAAGATAAAACCTTACGTAAAATACAATTACTTCAGAAAAGATCAAAAATCAGGACAAATTACTTCTTCAGAGAGCAATCCCAAACTGGCTAAAATAAGAGAAAAAGCATATAAACTTCTCAATACAGTGAGAGGTATCAAACTCAGAAAACAAAGATGTCACGATGTTGAACCAGTTTTTGCCGAAATAAAACACAACAAAAACTTTAAACGATTTATGTTAAGAGGAGTTGATAAAGTCGAAATTGAAGTCGGCTTACTTGCTATTGCTCATAACTTAAAGAAAATGGCGAAAATCACCTGA